From Hymenobacter sediminicola:
TCGGAAGTGCGGGGCAAGATGAAGGCAGCCACTACGCCAAATGCCTCGCAGACGCCTTTCTCGGGCACAGGCCTGCAAACGCCGCTCATGCTCAAGAGCAAGGATGGCCTCTATATCAACATCCACGAAGCGGCTCTTATCGACTATTCGGCCATGCATCTGGAGCTCGACGATAAGAATTTTGTGCTGGAGTCGCACCTGACGCCCGACGCCCTCGGCGACAAAGGCTACTTGCAGACGCCCTGCCAGTCGCCGTGGCGCACGGTGATTGTGAGCGACCAAGCCGCCGATATTCTGGAGTCCAAGCTGGTGCTCAATCTCAACGAACCTACCAAGTTCAAGGACACGTCGTGGATCAAGCCCGTGAAGTACGTGGGCGTGTGGTGGGAGATGATTACGGGCAAGAGCACTTGGTCATACACCAACCAAGAGAACATCAAGCTCGACTCCATCGACTACAAAACGGTGAAGCCTAACGGTACGCACGCCGCCAACACGGCTCACGTCAAGGAGTACATCGATTTTGCGTCTAAGCACGGGTTTGATGCGGTGCTGGTGGAAGGCTGGAACACGGGCTGGGAAGACTGGTTCGGCAAGCACAAAGACTACGTATTCGACTTTGTGACGCCGTACCCTGACTTTGATGTGCAGGAGCTGCAACGCTACGCGGCCAGCAAAAACGTGCGCATGATGATGCACCACGAAACCAGCGGCTCGGCGCGCAATTACGAGCGACACCTGGACACGGCCTTCCAGTTCATGAACAAGTACGGCTATACGTCCGTGAAAACCGGCTATGTGGGCGACGTGCTGCCGCGCGGGGAGCACCATTACAGCCAGTGGCTCATCAATCACTACAACTACGTGCTGGAGCAGGCCGCCGAGCACAAAATCATGGTGAACGGCCACGAAGCCGTGCGCCCCACCGGCCTGAGCCGCACCTTTCCGAACCTGATTGGCAACGAGGCTGCCCGCGGCACCGAGTACGAAGCCTTCGGCGGCAACAACGCCGACCACACCACCATTCTGCCCTTCACGCGCCTGATTGGCGGCCCGATGGACTACACGCCGGGCATCTTCGAAACGAAAGTCAGCAAGCTCAACCCCAGCAATACGTCGTTTGTGCACAGCACCCTGGCCCGGCAGCTGGCCCTCTACGTGACCATGTACAGCCCGCTGCAAATGGCCGCCGACCTGCCCGAGCACTACAACCAGCACCTCGACGCCTTCCAGTTCATCAAGGACGTGGCCGTGGACTGGGATGATACGCACGTACTGGAAGCCGAGCCTGGTGACTACGTAACCATTGCGCGCAAAGCCAAAGGCAAAAACAGCTGGTTCATTGGCAGCTCCTGCGACGAGCAGGGCCGCACCAGCACCATCAAGCTCGATTTCCTGGAGTCTGGCAAGAAGTACGTCGCCACCATCTACGCCGACGACAAGGATGCGCACTATGAGAAAAACCCGCAGGCCTACACCATCCGCAAGCTCAACGTGACCCGTAAATCCAAGCTGGCGCAATACTGCGCGCCGGGCGGCGGCTACGCCATCAGCGTGGTGGAAGCCGGTAAATAGCGCTGAACTACT
This genomic window contains:
- a CDS encoding glycoside hydrolase family 97 protein, whose protein sequence is MNLSRLSLLLLCCFVWSAARAEDIQSPNKQLTLSVNLQSDGVPTYSLSYKGRPVLKTSKLGLDLKGTTSLTSGFSQTAAERRTADESWQPVWGEVKTIRNHYNELAVTLTQTATKRVMRVRFRLFDDGLGFRYEFPRQPELAYFVVKEERTQFALNGDQKAFWLPGDYDTQEYSTVTSNLSEVRGKMKAATTPNASQTPFSGTGLQTPLMLKSKDGLYINIHEAALIDYSAMHLELDDKNFVLESHLTPDALGDKGYLQTPCQSPWRTVIVSDQAADILESKLVLNLNEPTKFKDTSWIKPVKYVGVWWEMITGKSTWSYTNQENIKLDSIDYKTVKPNGTHAANTAHVKEYIDFASKHGFDAVLVEGWNTGWEDWFGKHKDYVFDFVTPYPDFDVQELQRYAASKNVRMMMHHETSGSARNYERHLDTAFQFMNKYGYTSVKTGYVGDVLPRGEHHYSQWLINHYNYVLEQAAEHKIMVNGHEAVRPTGLSRTFPNLIGNEAARGTEYEAFGGNNADHTTILPFTRLIGGPMDYTPGIFETKVSKLNPSNTSFVHSTLARQLALYVTMYSPLQMAADLPEHYNQHLDAFQFIKDVAVDWDDTHVLEAEPGDYVTIARKAKGKNSWFIGSSCDEQGRTSTIKLDFLESGKKYVATIYADDKDAHYEKNPQAYTIRKLNVTRKSKLAQYCAPGGGYAISVVEAGK